One genomic region from Spirosoma sp. KCTC 42546 encodes:
- a CDS encoding DUF6660 family protein: MAKTSVHPFLTTCCIRPPATFAGMKAIVCLFSFWLLLLTGLPCPDADCHAQPDQTASTSTSHSTDDHGHKAPCSPFCHCTICLGFSIPRSFSYMLSLVPNSTAPDEQAFVYQSPSHSDVALAIWQPPKV, encoded by the coding sequence GTGGCAAAAACAAGCGTTCATCCCTTTTTGACTACCTGTTGCATTCGCCCGCCCGCTACCTTTGCTGGCATGAAAGCGATCGTGTGTCTTTTTTCGTTCTGGCTCTTGCTGCTGACCGGCCTACCCTGCCCGGATGCAGATTGCCATGCGCAACCGGACCAGACAGCCAGCACATCCACTTCGCACTCAACCGACGACCACGGACATAAAGCACCCTGTAGTCCATTCTGTCATTGCACCATTTGTCTCGGCTTTTCAATTCCCCGTTCGTTCAGCTACATGCTTTCGCTGGTTCCAAATTCAACTGCTCCTGACGAGCAGGCCTTTGTTTATCAGTCGCCTAGCCATTCCGATGTAGCGCTCGCCATCTGGCAGCCGCCTAAAGTATAA
- the metE gene encoding 5-methyltetrahydropteroyltriglutamate--homocysteine S-methyltransferase: MIAHNLGYPRIGSHRELKRACEQFWANKITTEQLQDAGRRIRQDNWLTQQQAGITLVPCNDFSFYDQVLDMSLTVGAIPKRFRPLLDQSHQADADLLTLYFAMARGYQQNGLDLKAMEMTKWFDTNYHYIVPEFTADQAFTLLSEKLFDEFEEARQTLSTTPKPVLLGPVSYLLLGKEKEPGFDRLDLLDRLLPVYEVILSRLQEQGADWIQLDEPTLSLDLTDDQRAAFAKTYNRLRLQFPKLKLLLASYFECYGANLNLVSQLPVDALHLDLVRCPNQLDDILQTDFVHKQTRLSLGVVDGRNIWINNLETSRATIQRAVEKIGQNRILIAPSCSLVHVPCDLNSETNEQGLTPEIKQWMAFARQKLDEVATLVTLFREPTNAQATATLATNQTALIARWQSTLINRPAVQARLSQLTEKDAQRQDSFAQRQPLQQERLQLPLFPTTTIGSFPQTESVRANRAKFKKGELTLEQYEDFIRTETEQAIRWQEEVGLDVLVHGEFERNDMVEYFGELLDGFAFSENGWVQSYGSRCVKPPIIYGDIYRPEPMTVRWAQFAQSLTSKPVKGMLTGPVTILQWSFVRDDQPRRDTCLQIALAIHDEVVDLEAAGIRVIQIDEPAIREGLPLRKENWKTYLEWAVRAFRISASGVQNETQIHTHMCYSEFNDMIDAIANMDADVITIETSRSQMELLDAFVNFNYPNEIGPGVYDIHSPRVPTVAEMVDLLQKATNVLPIRNLWVNPDCGLKTRRWPETAESLKNMVQAAQTARELVIESV; the protein is encoded by the coding sequence ATGATCGCACACAATCTCGGCTATCCACGAATCGGTAGCCACCGCGAACTCAAACGGGCCTGTGAACAATTCTGGGCCAACAAAATCACCACTGAGCAGCTTCAGGACGCCGGTCGACGCATTCGACAGGATAACTGGCTGACCCAACAGCAGGCTGGCATTACGCTGGTTCCCTGCAACGACTTTTCGTTCTACGATCAGGTACTCGATATGTCCCTGACCGTTGGCGCGATACCGAAGCGGTTTCGGCCGCTGCTCGATCAGTCGCATCAGGCTGATGCTGATCTACTAACGCTGTACTTCGCTATGGCGCGGGGGTACCAGCAGAACGGGCTGGACCTGAAAGCGATGGAAATGACCAAGTGGTTCGATACCAATTATCATTACATCGTGCCGGAGTTTACTGCCGATCAGGCGTTTACGCTGCTCTCTGAGAAACTTTTCGACGAATTCGAAGAAGCGAGACAAACACTGAGCACCACGCCCAAACCCGTATTGCTGGGGCCGGTTTCGTACCTGTTACTTGGCAAAGAGAAAGAGCCTGGCTTTGATCGGCTCGATTTGCTCGATCGGTTATTGCCAGTCTACGAGGTCATCCTGAGCCGCCTACAGGAGCAGGGTGCCGACTGGATTCAGCTCGATGAACCTACACTCTCACTGGATCTGACGGATGATCAACGGGCGGCTTTTGCCAAAACCTACAACCGGCTTCGGCTTCAATTTCCGAAACTCAAGCTGCTGTTGGCTTCGTATTTCGAGTGCTACGGAGCCAATCTGAATCTGGTTAGTCAATTACCGGTCGATGCGTTGCATCTGGATCTGGTCCGTTGCCCAAATCAGCTGGACGATATTTTGCAAACCGATTTTGTCCATAAACAAACACGCCTGTCGCTGGGTGTGGTTGATGGCCGTAACATCTGGATCAATAACCTGGAAACCTCGCGGGCAACGATTCAACGAGCTGTCGAAAAAATTGGACAGAACCGAATTCTCATTGCGCCGTCGTGTTCGCTGGTACACGTTCCCTGCGATTTAAATTCAGAAACGAACGAGCAGGGGCTAACGCCCGAAATCAAGCAGTGGATGGCCTTCGCCCGGCAGAAACTGGATGAAGTAGCAACCCTGGTGACGCTGTTCCGGGAGCCGACGAACGCGCAGGCAACCGCAACATTGGCAACTAACCAAACGGCCCTAATCGCCCGCTGGCAATCGACGCTGATAAACCGCCCGGCTGTGCAGGCACGTCTGAGTCAACTGACGGAGAAAGATGCGCAGCGTCAGGACTCGTTTGCCCAACGGCAACCACTGCAACAGGAGCGACTGCAATTGCCACTGTTTCCAACAACAACAATTGGTTCATTTCCCCAAACGGAATCCGTTCGAGCCAACCGCGCGAAGTTTAAAAAAGGCGAATTAACCCTGGAGCAGTACGAAGATTTCATTCGAACCGAAACCGAACAGGCCATTCGCTGGCAGGAAGAGGTTGGGCTGGACGTACTGGTTCATGGCGAGTTTGAGCGCAACGATATGGTCGAATATTTCGGCGAATTGCTCGACGGCTTTGCCTTCAGCGAAAACGGCTGGGTGCAGAGTTACGGCTCCCGCTGCGTGAAACCGCCCATCATTTACGGAGACATCTATCGACCCGAACCCATGACGGTACGTTGGGCCCAGTTTGCGCAGTCATTGACCAGCAAACCTGTTAAAGGAATGCTGACCGGCCCCGTTACCATTCTGCAATGGTCATTTGTTCGCGACGATCAGCCCCGCCGGGACACCTGCCTGCAAATTGCGCTGGCTATTCACGATGAAGTTGTTGACCTGGAAGCGGCTGGCATTCGGGTTATTCAGATTGATGAACCTGCCATTCGGGAAGGGCTTCCGCTGCGGAAAGAGAACTGGAAAACCTACCTGGAGTGGGCCGTACGGGCATTCCGGATTTCGGCCTCGGGTGTGCAGAATGAGACCCAGATTCACACGCATATGTGTTATTCGGAATTTAACGACATGATTGATGCAATTGCCAATATGGATGCTGATGTGATCACGATCGAAACATCGCGGTCGCAAATGGAACTGCTGGATGCATTTGTCAATTTTAATTACCCAAACGAAATTGGACCGGGGGTTTATGATATTCATAGCCCACGTGTGCCAACGGTAGCTGAGATGGTCGATCTGCTCCAGAAAGCGACAAATGTGCTGCCCATTCGTAACTTATGGGTAAATCCGGATTGTGGCCTGAAAACACGCCGGTGGCCGGAAACCGCCGAATCACTAAAAAATATGGTGCAAGCTGCCCAAACAGCCCGCGAATTAGTTATTGAGTCAGTATAA
- a CDS encoding PAS domain-containing protein gives MDFCGPYDQYLAERDKPFLHAPLLAGWEFRQKTPLVTEKGGWMSLAKAQDWVLPASMRQDLLSDAWAVIITDTDQLIRYVNPHFEAMTGYTSQETLGRRPNFLQGEGTSLRTRQHIRQAIDRQKSVRGRLLNYRKDRTPYWCQVVIRPIVNRQKQVVNYIAFEQEVEANGTPIVR, from the coding sequence ATGGATTTCTGCGGACCTTACGATCAATACCTTGCTGAACGGGATAAGCCTTTTCTGCATGCCCCGTTATTGGCGGGCTGGGAATTCAGGCAAAAAACGCCCCTGGTGACCGAAAAAGGTGGGTGGATGTCGTTAGCCAAAGCGCAGGACTGGGTATTGCCCGCATCAATGCGTCAGGATTTGCTAAGCGATGCCTGGGCAGTTATCATTACAGATACCGACCAGCTTATTCGATACGTGAACCCCCATTTTGAAGCAATGACGGGTTATACCAGCCAGGAAACCCTGGGACGCCGACCAAATTTTTTGCAGGGCGAAGGCACATCTCTACGCACCCGGCAACATATCAGACAAGCTATTGATCGGCAGAAATCAGTACGTGGACGGTTGCTGAATTATCGGAAAGACCGAACGCCTTACTGGTGCCAGGTGGTAATTCGACCGATCGTAAACCGGCAGAAACAGGTAGTCAATTATATCGCCTTTGAACAGGAAGTCGAAGCCAATGGAACGCCAATTGTCCGGTAA
- a CDS encoding cysteine-rich CWC family protein: MERQLSGKHEHTACPRCHQLFECRVGSINLCQCQSVQLTDEQRQYVRSAYQGCLCADCLVAVRTEYNHLTHQTTLTDLLRGH, from the coding sequence ATGGAACGCCAATTGTCCGGTAAACATGAACATACCGCCTGCCCGCGCTGCCACCAATTATTCGAGTGCCGCGTGGGGAGCATTAACTTGTGTCAATGCCAGTCAGTCCAACTAACTGACGAGCAACGACAGTATGTCAGATCGGCTTATCAGGGTTGTTTATGTGCCGACTGCCTGGTGGCCGTCCGAACGGAGTATAACCACCTGACTCACCAAACTACACTAACCGATTTATTACGTGGGCATTAA
- a CDS encoding acyl-CoA thioesterase, producing the protein MGINETPELEARIAAAETRIFKAVFPSTTNHYDTLFGGTALQLMDEVAFIAATRFSRKRMVTVSSDKINFTKSIPAGTIIELVGRVEHVGNTSIRIAVEIYVEEMYSMERHKAIHGTFTFVALDEDKKPIRIV; encoded by the coding sequence GTGGGCATTAACGAAACGCCAGAACTAGAAGCCCGAATTGCAGCGGCAGAAACCCGAATCTTCAAAGCTGTTTTTCCCAGTACAACCAATCATTACGATACGCTTTTTGGGGGAACGGCCCTGCAATTGATGGATGAAGTGGCTTTTATTGCCGCCACCCGGTTTTCACGGAAACGCATGGTCACGGTATCGTCCGATAAAATCAATTTTACCAAGTCGATTCCGGCGGGTACTATCATTGAACTGGTTGGCCGGGTTGAGCATGTGGGAAACACTAGTATTCGGATTGCCGTCGAGATTTATGTCGAAGAAATGTATTCGATGGAGCGGCACAAAGCCATCCATGGAACATTCACGTTCGTAGCGCTTGATGAGGATAAAAAACCAATCCGTATTGTTTAA
- a CDS encoding NAD(P)/FAD-dependent oxidoreductase, with protein MTSAQPDYEIIIVGGSYAGLSAALVLGRSLRRVLVLDSGQPANRQTPHSHSFLTRDGATPAELATIARQQALAYSTVTIKTATVTRAIKQDTGFIVSTDAGDSYSAGRLLLATGLTDQMLPIPGFAECWGISVLHCPYCHGYEVHGQALGVLANGDAGFEMGRLIHHWSANLTLFTNGPSTLSPEQTAALKRHQITIIETPISVIPHQDGQLSGLLLANQTHYPLAALFARPPMHQASTLGWQLGCLHDDMGFVQVDDFGRTTIPGVFAAGDTHTMMRQVTVAATNGMRAAVTLNKEMLEETF; from the coding sequence ATGACATCAGCTCAACCAGACTACGAAATTATTATTGTTGGCGGTAGTTATGCAGGTTTAAGTGCTGCTTTGGTGTTAGGTAGGTCATTGCGTCGGGTACTGGTTTTGGATAGCGGACAGCCAGCCAATCGCCAAACTCCGCATTCGCACAGTTTCCTGACGCGCGATGGGGCAACACCGGCCGAGTTAGCAACCATTGCCCGCCAACAGGCACTGGCGTACTCAACGGTAACGATTAAAACAGCCACTGTTACAAGGGCAATCAAGCAGGATACTGGATTTATCGTCTCAACCGACGCCGGTGATTCCTATTCGGCCGGTCGATTGCTGCTGGCGACGGGGCTAACCGACCAGATGTTACCCATTCCTGGTTTCGCGGAGTGCTGGGGCATTTCGGTATTGCATTGTCCGTATTGTCACGGCTATGAAGTGCACGGGCAGGCGCTGGGCGTACTGGCAAACGGCGATGCAGGTTTCGAGATGGGCCGACTGATTCACCACTGGAGCGCTAATCTTACGCTGTTTACAAATGGCCCGTCTACGTTATCGCCGGAGCAGACAGCCGCTTTGAAACGCCATCAAATCACAATTATAGAGACGCCAATTTCGGTCATCCCTCATCAGGACGGCCAGTTAAGCGGATTGTTGCTAGCCAATCAAACACATTACCCATTGGCCGCCTTGTTTGCACGACCTCCCATGCATCAGGCGTCTACGCTTGGCTGGCAATTAGGCTGTTTGCATGACGACATGGGTTTTGTGCAAGTTGATGACTTTGGCCGAACCACTATTCCGGGCGTATTTGCCGCAGGCGACACGCACACAATGATGCGTCAGGTAACGGTAGCTGCCACCAATGGTATGCGGGCAGCCGTGACACTCAACAAAGAGATGCTTGAGGAAACCTTTTAA
- a CDS encoding TonB-dependent receptor: MLVAFNSFAQNEQKGLVFDAQTKEPLPGVTISWADGKSGAVTDANGHFSVASSTTKVVVSAVGYRRQEVTLVAGQSLRIELEPAAEDLQTVVVTGNREAALRTETPIAISKLSAKLINETKPTSIYEVINKTPGVLMVNLNNEQHMMAIRQPMTTNAYFLYMEDGVPIRPMGVFNHNALLEMNQFTVSSIEVVKGPVSSIYGPEAVGGAVNFITQRPTAVPTARVGIQFDQWGYKRLQFGAGARQGKFGIYLGGFVSKQRDSWMASSDYDKSSYFARLEYAFTPRTRLTGTLSYNDYNSQTSGSVDSTAFFARQYVSTTDFTYRKTFSLRSRLTLEHDWKGGSQSFITAFVRNNSVGQNPAYSIRWTTGAATATGQINSNDFKSYGFIAQHTQKLNFLNSKLIVGTTLDLSPNTYYAYQTDLTTELRADKKSVIKYTQVKERPDIQLANYQADIHNVAAYVQYDFEPLPKLRLSAGLRYDRMAFDYTNALDKSTGSKDYSQATPKIGATYDLGNGKGLYANYAKGFSPPALTSIFLKRTTPTASGDLFYYNLQPTKFDNMEIGGWASLLNNKVYVDAALYQMNGTNELLSIRQPDNSTDYQSAGKTLHRGVELGVTYRPSKQVFFRFGGTHAVHQFVEFTLSQRASDVIQNVNGKDMPSAPRTLWNTEISYYPVWLKNFRTSVEWQHVASWYQNQTSTVNYGGYDFANVRVGYQWKGIEVFSNILNVTNALFATNATRGNNATDRTTYTPAAPRTFVVGVQYNFAGKR, translated from the coding sequence ATGTTAGTTGCGTTCAATTCCTTTGCCCAGAACGAACAGAAAGGGCTTGTTTTTGACGCGCAAACCAAAGAGCCTTTACCCGGCGTAACCATTTCCTGGGCCGATGGTAAATCCGGTGCCGTTACCGATGCAAACGGCCATTTTTCGGTTGCGTCGAGTACCACAAAAGTCGTTGTATCGGCAGTGGGCTATCGGCGGCAGGAAGTTACGCTGGTAGCTGGTCAGTCGTTACGCATTGAACTGGAACCAGCTGCTGAAGATCTCCAAACGGTGGTAGTGACCGGGAATCGCGAGGCTGCGCTACGGACCGAAACGCCCATTGCGATTTCCAAACTCTCGGCCAAACTGATCAACGAAACCAAGCCGACGAGCATCTACGAAGTCATCAATAAAACGCCGGGTGTGCTCATGGTGAACCTCAATAACGAGCAGCACATGATGGCCATCCGGCAGCCAATGACGACCAACGCCTATTTCCTGTACATGGAAGATGGCGTACCTATTCGGCCAATGGGTGTGTTTAATCATAACGCCCTGCTCGAAATGAATCAGTTTACGGTCAGCTCCATTGAGGTAGTTAAGGGCCCGGTATCGTCGATTTACGGTCCTGAAGCCGTGGGTGGCGCGGTGAATTTCATTACGCAACGGCCAACGGCGGTTCCAACTGCCCGCGTGGGTATTCAGTTCGACCAATGGGGGTATAAGCGGCTCCAGTTTGGTGCTGGTGCCCGGCAGGGTAAGTTTGGGATTTATCTGGGCGGTTTCGTATCAAAGCAGCGTGATTCATGGATGGCCAGTTCTGACTATGACAAGTCATCGTATTTCGCCCGACTCGAATATGCCTTTACGCCCAGAACTCGCCTGACGGGTACGTTGTCGTATAATGATTACAATTCGCAAACCAGCGGGAGTGTAGACAGTACGGCCTTTTTTGCCCGGCAATACGTGAGCACCACCGATTTTACGTACCGCAAAACGTTCTCGTTACGAAGCCGATTGACTTTAGAGCATGACTGGAAGGGCGGCTCTCAGTCGTTCATTACGGCTTTTGTACGGAACAACAGCGTGGGTCAGAATCCGGCCTATTCCATTCGGTGGACAACGGGTGCGGCAACGGCTACGGGGCAGATCAATAGCAATGATTTCAAGAGTTATGGTTTCATTGCCCAGCATACGCAGAAGCTGAATTTCCTGAACAGCAAGCTGATTGTAGGAACCACGCTCGACCTATCGCCGAATACGTATTACGCCTACCAGACCGACCTGACAACGGAACTCCGGGCCGACAAAAAATCGGTGATCAAGTACACGCAGGTGAAAGAGCGACCCGATATTCAACTGGCGAATTACCAGGCCGATATTCATAATGTAGCGGCTTATGTGCAGTATGATTTCGAGCCACTGCCCAAACTGCGCCTGTCGGCAGGATTGCGTTACGATCGCATGGCGTTTGATTATACGAATGCGCTCGACAAGAGTACGGGCAGTAAGGATTACAGCCAGGCAACGCCCAAAATCGGTGCAACCTATGATCTGGGCAATGGCAAAGGGCTATATGCCAACTATGCCAAAGGTTTTTCGCCACCAGCCCTCACGTCGATTTTCCTGAAACGAACCACGCCCACGGCTTCCGGCGATTTATTCTACTACAACCTGCAACCCACCAAATTCGACAACATGGAAATCGGGGGCTGGGCTTCGTTGCTGAACAACAAGGTGTACGTCGATGCTGCGCTTTACCAGATGAATGGCACGAACGAGCTACTCAGCATCCGTCAGCCTGATAACTCAACCGACTACCAATCCGCAGGAAAGACATTGCATCGGGGTGTTGAGTTAGGCGTTACCTATCGCCCGTCGAAGCAGGTGTTTTTCCGTTTTGGGGGAACACATGCGGTACACCAGTTTGTCGAATTTACGCTGAGCCAACGGGCTTCCGATGTCATTCAGAACGTAAACGGAAAGGACATGCCATCGGCTCCACGAACGCTCTGGAATACCGAAATCAGCTATTATCCAGTCTGGCTGAAGAATTTCCGGACATCGGTTGAGTGGCAGCATGTCGCAAGCTGGTATCAGAATCAGACCAGTACGGTCAATTATGGCGGGTATGATTTCGCGAATGTCCGGGTGGGTTACCAATGGAAAGGCATCGAGGTGTTTTCGAATATCCTGAACGTAACCAACGCACTCTTCGCCACTAACGCCACGCGCGGAAACAACGCCACCGACCGAACAACCTACACGCCTGCGGCTCCACGCACGTTTGTGGTTGGCGTTCAGTACAATTTTGCGGGTAAACGCTAA
- a CDS encoding sialidase family protein has translation MMTYSFLFSILGWLLSWLPATETAVSNPQFVGAVPRLTTDASGNPLLSWAEKEGDKGSAFYFALSTDGGQTFGQKVRVKAPANLSTHAEGMPKIAAKEDGTLVAVFEVPNPTPSSRFAGDLLYVMSSDKGQTWTEPKPVHQDVRPGTSHSFSDITRLPNGEIGVVFLDEKLPGQEGRPVVFAQTTKGKGFGAAVLVDNNACQCCRTNVFVDAKKQIHLTYRDLLPATKTGEIASRDMSTAVSTDGGKTFSKPQVVFADHWQVNACPHAGPVVAQVGNDILATWFSGKEDAAGLRLARFGSDKLVGSVLSNRAKHPQVATVGGRLVWVWDESISKDGSNEMGSFVQRIGMRTVAGGAVSPTVYLTPESVDATYPAVLGTKNGTLVAYEQTVNKQNSVIVVRLIEAL, from the coding sequence ATGATGACCTACTCATTTCTATTTTCGATTCTCGGCTGGCTATTGAGCTGGCTACCAGCTACCGAAACAGCCGTATCTAACCCCCAATTCGTGGGTGCCGTTCCCCGATTAACGACCGATGCCTCGGGCAATCCACTGCTCAGTTGGGCCGAAAAAGAGGGCGATAAAGGGAGCGCATTTTATTTCGCCCTATCGACTGATGGTGGGCAAACCTTCGGTCAGAAAGTTCGGGTAAAGGCCCCGGCCAATCTCTCGACTCATGCGGAAGGTATGCCAAAGATTGCAGCTAAAGAAGACGGTACATTGGTGGCTGTTTTTGAAGTGCCGAATCCCACGCCATCGTCACGCTTTGCCGGTGATTTGCTCTATGTTATGTCGTCCGATAAAGGCCAGACCTGGACTGAACCCAAGCCCGTTCATCAGGATGTGCGGCCCGGAACGAGCCATTCGTTCAGTGACATTACACGCCTGCCCAATGGCGAAATCGGTGTGGTTTTCCTGGACGAAAAGCTGCCGGGGCAGGAGGGGCGTCCCGTTGTGTTTGCCCAGACGACGAAAGGAAAAGGATTTGGTGCCGCTGTGCTCGTCGATAATAATGCCTGTCAATGCTGCCGGACAAATGTATTTGTAGATGCAAAGAAACAGATTCATCTGACCTATCGCGATTTGTTACCCGCGACCAAAACTGGTGAAATCGCTTCCCGTGATATGAGCACCGCTGTTTCGACGGATGGCGGTAAAACATTCAGCAAACCACAAGTTGTGTTTGCCGATCATTGGCAGGTCAACGCGTGTCCGCATGCAGGGCCTGTCGTCGCGCAGGTGGGTAATGACATTCTGGCGACCTGGTTTTCGGGTAAGGAAGATGCTGCTGGATTACGGCTTGCCCGTTTCGGTTCTGACAAACTGGTGGGCAGTGTGTTATCAAATCGGGCGAAACACCCTCAGGTAGCGACCGTTGGTGGACGACTGGTGTGGGTTTGGGACGAGTCGATTTCCAAAGATGGTTCCAACGAAATGGGCTCGTTCGTGCAGCGAATTGGCATGCGGACCGTTGCTGGGGGAGCGGTTAGTCCAACTGTGTACCTTACGCCAGAATCGGTTGATGCTACCTACCCGGCTGTGTTGGGCACCAAAAATGGAACCCTGGTTGCTTATGAGCAGACGGTGAACAAGCAGAATTCGGTTATTGTAGTACGGCTGATAGAGGCACTTTGA
- a CDS encoding cation diffusion facilitator family transporter produces the protein MESSTLEPHKARRGEKTTLIGIGINIGLVLVKGIAGWLGHSYALIADAIESATDIVTSLFVWAGLRTASKAPDQNHPYGHGKAEPLATIVVSLALVGAAILIAVQSIQKIQVPHAIPAPFTLVVLAGVVIVKEVLFRRIEKVGNEVESSAVKADAWHHRSDAITSLTAFIGISIALIGGPGYESADDWAALVASCFILYNAYHIFRPSFGELMDETPVGDWQQELETIALTVPKVTGIDKYRVRKAGFEYFIDLHVKVPGHLTVSQGHEIAHAVKAAILEARPAVYDVLVHIEPA, from the coding sequence ATGGAATCATCGACACTGGAACCACATAAAGCCCGGCGGGGCGAAAAGACAACCCTTATTGGTATTGGTATCAATATTGGCCTGGTGCTGGTGAAAGGAATTGCCGGTTGGCTGGGTCATTCCTATGCCTTAATTGCCGACGCTATCGAGTCAGCCACAGATATTGTGACCTCCCTTTTTGTTTGGGCGGGGCTACGGACGGCCTCAAAAGCCCCCGATCAAAACCATCCATACGGTCACGGCAAAGCCGAGCCCTTAGCGACTATTGTGGTTTCACTGGCACTGGTGGGAGCCGCTATTTTGATTGCGGTGCAAAGCATCCAGAAAATTCAGGTACCCCACGCTATTCCGGCACCGTTTACACTGGTCGTACTGGCGGGTGTGGTCATTGTGAAAGAGGTCTTGTTTAGACGTATAGAGAAAGTCGGTAATGAAGTGGAAAGCAGTGCGGTTAAAGCCGACGCCTGGCACCATCGCAGCGATGCCATCACCTCGCTAACGGCCTTTATCGGCATCAGTATTGCGCTCATTGGCGGCCCCGGTTACGAAAGTGCCGACGACTGGGCTGCACTGGTGGCTTCGTGCTTTATCCTGTATAACGCCTATCATATTTTCCGCCCGTCGTTTGGTGAGCTGATGGACGAAACACCAGTGGGTGACTGGCAACAGGAACTGGAAACCATTGCCCTGACCGTGCCGAAAGTAACCGGCATTGATAAATACCGGGTTCGGAAAGCGGGCTTTGAGTATTTTATCGACTTACACGTAAAAGTACCGGGCCACTTAACCGTTAGTCAGGGGCACGAGATTGCCCACGCTGTGAAAGCGGCCATCCTGGAAGCCCGTCCTGCTGTTTATGATGTACTTGTACATATTGAACCGGCCTAG
- a CDS encoding response regulator transcription factor, producing the protein MRILIVEDEWEVASLIKIGLEEYDFEADIAGNAMEAQKQLAERDYDSVILDVNLPVINGFDLCRMIRNRFETLPILMLTAFGSTDSKVNGFEAGADDYLVKPFEFRELVARLRALNRRSNAATPAEVTVLKLADLEFNLHSKTVKRGNQKLTLTARELALLEFFMKNQGRALTRNEITEHVWDINFDTGTNLVDVYVNYLRKKIDRDFSLKLIHTISGIGYIMRASDD; encoded by the coding sequence ATGCGAATTTTAATCGTTGAAGATGAGTGGGAGGTTGCTTCACTCATTAAAATTGGTTTGGAGGAGTACGATTTTGAGGCTGATATTGCGGGCAATGCAATGGAAGCGCAGAAGCAACTCGCTGAGCGCGACTACGACAGTGTAATACTGGACGTGAATCTGCCGGTAATCAATGGGTTTGACCTGTGTCGAATGATTCGGAATCGGTTTGAAACCCTGCCGATTCTGATGTTGACCGCTTTTGGCAGCACCGATAGTAAGGTGAATGGCTTTGAAGCCGGAGCCGATGATTATCTGGTAAAACCATTCGAGTTTCGTGAACTGGTAGCGCGTTTACGGGCCCTAAACCGGCGCAGTAATGCAGCTACACCTGCCGAGGTAACGGTACTTAAACTAGCGGATCTGGAATTCAATTTGCACAGTAAGACCGTAAAACGGGGAAATCAGAAACTTACTCTAACGGCTCGTGAATTAGCTTTGCTTGAGTTTTTTATGAAAAATCAGGGCCGGGCCCTTACCCGAAACGAAATTACGGAGCACGTTTGGGATATAAATTTCGATACCGGGACCAACCTGGTAGATGTGTACGTCAACTACCTGCGCAAAAAAATAGACCGGGATTTTTCGCTTAAACTGATTCATACCATTAGCGGTATCGGCTATATTATGCGGGCTTCTGATGATTAA